GCTTTCGAAGATCACTTTCAATCTCTTGTATACGCTTCTTATCAGCAGAAGTCGCTTTATATGATAAAATCTTTTCACGAAGATCTTGTCGTGTCTCTTCTAAATAGAGTCTTTCTTCTCCCCAAGATCCGTTCGTCGTTTCAACTAACTTCGATGTAAGTAACGTTTCATGATTTCGTATATGTTCATGTTGGCTAAAACCGTAACGAACGATTTCACCAGGTGTCCATTTCTTTTTCTTCTCAATTTGCTTCGTTACTTCGCTCATTAATACGTCAACTGCCGCGTTACTGTGAGCTAACACAAGTACCGATTTTCCTTTTTGATAATGAGCCGAAATAATACGTGATAAATTGTACGACTTCCCTGTTCCAGGCGGTCCCCACACATACGTTGTCGGATTGTAAAAAGAGCGATACGCCAATTCATTTTTCGTATTTTTCATCTTTTCAAGGTGTTTCGGACTGCTCGTCCCATCAACAAGACGCTTTATACGATTACGTTTCAGCTTATCTTTATGTGCTTCTTTCAATCTCTCTTGCAACTGTTCTAACAATTGCCACGGTTCACTGTATAAAACGGCTTCTCGTATTTCGCCTTGTATATAATCATTTAACTTCAATTCGATTTCTAATCCATGTACAGATAATACTTCCCCCGTCGCTTCCTCACCATCGAACTCAATTCGAATTGGTGAACCTTCAGGTAAACTTACTTCCGATATAAGCTGAAATACGTATACTGTACTTTCATAATCTGTATATAAAAAACGACCGTTAATGATAGAGATTTTACTACCACCTATCGTTTTCCAATGTTTAATTTCATATGCTAATGCATAATGCCACTCTTTCATTGTTTCCGATAATGAAGGAGTTTGAGTAGTTGTATTCATAGTATAATCTCCTTCCTTCTCCCCAAACATACTTTCTCACTATACCATATAATACGCTAAAATTTGTAAGGTTTTTATCTTGCTTATTTTCTTAATTTTCAATAATATATTGTATATAATTTTCAGAAAGAAGGAGTGCACATGCCAGTTAGAAGAATCGAACACGTCGGACTTATGGTCACAAATTTAGAAACATCTATTTCATTTTATGAAAAAGTAGTTGGCTTACAACTTATTAAGCGCATGGGACATCCAAACCCAAACTTAAAGCTCGCATTTTTAGGCGTAGAAGAATCAAAAGAAACGATACTTGAACTAATTGAAGGTTACAACGCTTCCCTTCCGGCAGAAGGAAAAGTACATCACATTTGCTTTAAAGTGGATTCATTAGAGGATGAAATCAAAAGAATACAGAAACATGGAGTAACATTTCTACTAGGAGAAGAAATCGAAACATTACCAGATGGAACACGTTACATATTCTTCGCTGGTCCTGATGGAGAGTGGATTGAGTTTTTTGAGACGGAGAGATAGAAAAAGGAGCTGGAATTCCGGCCCCTTTTTTTCGCAAGTGCATCAACGATTTGAACACCATTAACAATTAAACATACCTTCAACCTGAAAATTCACCCAGATTAAGAAACAATCATTTTGTTAGGGGTAGAAACTGATGAATACAGTCTATATTATAGTTTTTTGGATACTTATACTATTTCCAATCCTTTATATAATCAAGATAAAGCATTGGAATATAAAAGTAGCTGCCGTATTTGTTGGAAGAATCCTATTAAGTATTATCTTTTTCATAAACGGAATGGTTTTAGGACTGCAACGAAATTGGGTAGAGCCTCCCTATGAAAAAGAATGGGATTTCTTTATAAAGTCTTTACTAAACGGGAAAACTGATGCACTTATACACTTGTTACTTCTAATTATTATTATCACTTTCGACTTACTAATTATATTTTATTATAAAAATAAAAAGAAATAGGGTGTTTCCCCTATTTCTTTTCTTACTGGGGTATCGCTATCAAGCTAAGCTTATGCAAAGTCAATTTTAGGCGAGATTGTTTCTTTTTTCTAAAGGGCAAGTGTAGGTGATTGAAAGATTTGCATACGAAATAAACCCTAACTGGTTTCACTTTTTTGAATTAAGCGGCTTGGTTATCAGACAGGGTACAATTGTAAACGACACCTAATATATCAAAGACCGTTTTTTCTCATATCGATGAAGAATCACACGAGTTGGGACTTTATCAGTCATAGCTACATTTTGGCTCACCCATACACATAAAGCTACTAAATCTTTTGCTTGGTACTTACTGGTTCGTTATACAAAACCAACATCTCTAGCAAGATCCCGTAAGGTATTTGGAGATAAAAAACTTTGAATCTCTTGAGCAAATAGTTGTAATTCGTCAGACACAGAAACAGACATAAAAAACGCCATCCTTTCCTAGGATTCTACAGAAAAAATAGCGTATTTTTTCATTTTAGGGGGCATTTCTTTTTATTAGTTTGATACCGAGGTAACGATACCCCTTTATTGTTTTTCAGACTTCGCTTGTTCTAAAATGTATGCTTCTTCTTGTTCCGGTGTCGCTAATTCGTATGCTTTACCAGTGCTGTTATTGTCCCATTCCCATAATAAATTATGCTCCTCAACCGATTGAGAGAAATCGCCTTCATACCAACGAACCAAAATCTTGAGGTACTGTTCTTTATGTTGTAAGGTTCCACTATTACTTTCATCAATCGCTCGACGTACTTTTTCGATGTTTTCTGGAGTCATTTTTATAAAACCTTGCTTTTCGTGAGATAATACTTTTTGATGAGTCATTTTGTGCATTGCATTGATTATATGACGATCAGAGTTGAGGTCAAGTATTACCTCTTCCCCTTTAATTCTCTCAGTCTGCTTTTCCTTAACGTCTGAACCTGCATACGTACCGACTTTGTAACCAATAAAAATACCAACTGCTATAGCAATAACTAAGGTTGATGTGATTTTAATCCACTTTTTCAAACCTCTTCCCCCCCCTTTTTATTGAAGTGTACCATAAAAGAAGAACTGTATACCCATATCTATCTGTGAGGTCTACATAACGCATCATTATCAGTAGTCAATGATGCATGAAATTTTCGTTCTGGGGGTAATTAAAAATCTTAGCTTGATAGCGATGTGGTTCTACCCCACATCCATCAACTTAACGTATATTTTTATACAAAATGCGGTCTTTCCACGTAGTTTTTTATTATCTTTTATAGATGTTATAAAAGTAGGCACATCAAATAAACCCTGACGGGTTTCAAATTTTTCGTTATGCTACCTGATGGGCAGAAGTGGTATACTCATACACAACACCTAAAATATCAAAGACTGTTTTTTTCTCATATCTGTGAGATTTTCGTCCGTTTCGCTGTAGGAGGTTAAACAGACGAAGGAGAATCTTTGATAATTCTTGGGTGTTTTTATGTAGTGCTTGATGAAAAAGTAAGAAATAATCTTTAATTATGTACATCGCTTTATATTCACTTAGTTCTTTCTGTTTCTTACGTAACAGGAGTTCTCTCATTTTAAACATAGTAGAAGAACATAATAGGATACTAATGAGTTGTCCATAAAGGTGGCATTCTAATCGCTCTTGTTTAATAGATTTACAACGATGAATTCGAAACCAAGATTTCCATATTTTAAATAACAGCTCAATTTGCCAACGCAGTGAATATAAATCATAGATTTTCTCTTTCGGTACCCATTCCGTAGGAATGTTTGTCATATATACTGTAATTCCTTGTAAAAGTTTCGTACGCTCTGTATATGTAATCCCTTTTTTCTTTTCACGAATAGCTCGATCATGTAGACGTTTCTGTTTTTGCTCCTCTGTACATCTATAAACCACAATGCGAGTGGGTAGTTTGTCTTTGCTCCCTACATATACATCATGTAATTCATACACTTGGCCAGGTTGTAATTGGTTCATGATGTCTTCCAAATGAATTTGTATATATACCGGTCTCAATTGAGCAGGTTTTGTTTTAAATACCACTGTTTCGAATTCTTTTCTATATATTTTAGTTGGTAATTTAAGACGCGATAAATAATACCCTTCCTTATCTTGGATCGATTTAAAGTCTTGTAAACGAAAATACCCTAAGTCACGAATATATAGTTCATTCTTTTGTGTCATGTCCATTCGAGTCGCCCCATATGCCTGATCACTTCGTTTTCCTGGTTCAATTTTCACATCAGAAAACTCTCCACTCAACAAGTCATACTCTAATTGAATTTTCACACCAGCTGTATGACTACAGCCTCCGGCACCAGGATAAGTAGCTGCGAATCGATCTGGAACTTGAAAGGTTGTAGAATCAAGGATGCGAATCCGCTCAAAGTAAGCAGAAAGAGAATGAGAAATTGTAGATGATCCTCCAATTTTAGCTTGTAGAAGTGTAGTAAATACATTTCGAAAGAAGGCTACAGAAGCCGAGTTAAATCGTCGATTCAGTCCCTCAGGACTTAATAAAATTCCTGTTGAAGTTTCTAATTGACTACAAAGTTGAGTAAGAGAGGTTGTAGCGATTTGTTGATTTAACCATACACACAAAGATAAAAAATGGTGCCCATGGCACTTACGTTTTCGTTTCATTCCACCTGCTTCTATAGCTAATTGATTAAGTCTAGCGGGAGACATATATCGATATAACTCTTCGGCAAATAAAGACAGCTCTTGTTTTTGATGCATATTCATAAAAAGCACGTCACCCTTTCTCATTAACATAAGAGAATAGTAACGTGCTTTTATGTTTAAGAATAGTCTAAATCCTTAAGTTGATGGATGTGTGGTTCTACCCCTATAAACGCAAAAAAAGACACCCTAAGGTGCCTTCCTGCGACTTGAACCATCTTAATTTTAATAATATGTATTGGACTCCCATCCAAATATTGTTTTACCATGTTAAGTAATGTTGGTCATTGAGAAAAAAGAAAAAGCCCTATATAGGGGTATCACCACATGACTAGCCAGCACTCACACCCAAAAACAGGAGGGAATGATAAAATGTAGTTTAAGGAGGGCAAGAATGAAAAATGTACATAGATGGTTAAATTATTTTGGTTTTATATGTGTGTGCATGTCTAGCTTCGGCTTTTTTCACCAAAATACTTGGGGGTATTTCAAAATCTCAAGTTGATGGGCATGTGACGGTGCCTCATGCTCACCAAGCTAGTTAGTGTATGTTAAGTAAACCTTATGGATTTGTATATCTCATCCATCCACTTTCAGATTGTTTCGCTTTATACTTCCCATAAGACAGAAGCTTCATTGCCGAGCGATTGGCCGCATGAAAAACCAAGTTCAGCTTCCATTCTTCCTCCATTTCACTGGGATAGGTGGTAGATTCATAAACATAATAACCCGCCATGATACAGG
This Bacillus mycoides DNA region includes the following protein-coding sequences:
- a CDS encoding VOC family protein encodes the protein MPVRRIEHVGLMVTNLETSISFYEKVVGLQLIKRMGHPNPNLKLAFLGVEESKETILELIEGYNASLPAEGKVHHICFKVDSLEDEIKRIQKHGVTFLLGEEIETLPDGTRYIFFAGPDGEWIEFFETER
- a CDS encoding PRK06770 family protein; protein product: MKKWIKITSTLVIAIAVGIFIGYKVGTYAGSDVKEKQTERIKGEEVILDLNSDRHIINAMHKMTHQKVLSHEKQGFIKMTPENIEKVRRAIDESNSGTLQHKEQYLKILVRWYEGDFSQSVEEHNLLWEWDNNSTGKAYELATPEQEEAYILEQAKSEKQ
- a CDS encoding IS4-like element ISBce2 family transposase codes for the protein MNMHQKQELSLFAEELYRYMSPARLNQLAIEAGGMKRKRKCHGHHFLSLCVWLNQQIATTSLTQLCSQLETSTGILLSPEGLNRRFNSASVAFFRNVFTTLLQAKIGGSSTISHSLSAYFERIRILDSTTFQVPDRFAATYPGAGGCSHTAGVKIQLEYDLLSGEFSDVKIEPGKRSDQAYGATRMDMTQKNELYIRDLGYFRLQDFKSIQDKEGYYLSRLKLPTKIYRKEFETVVFKTKPAQLRPVYIQIHLEDIMNQLQPGQVYELHDVYVGSKDKLPTRIVVYRCTEEQKQKRLHDRAIREKKKGITYTERTKLLQGITVYMTNIPTEWVPKEKIYDLYSLRWQIELLFKIWKSWFRIHRCKSIKQERLECHLYGQLISILLCSSTMFKMRELLLRKKQKELSEYKAMYIIKDYFLLFHQALHKNTQELSKILLRLFNLLQRNGRKSHRYEKKTVFDILGVVYEYTTSAHQVA